The following coding sequences lie in one Carassius carassius chromosome 1, fCarCar2.1, whole genome shotgun sequence genomic window:
- the LOC132149819 gene encoding ubiquitin domain-containing protein UBFD1-like isoform X1, producing MAAQDGSEVVGMEAEVTQKVPEVLCEAAGQEDAAGTEQASLSDGESTSAQPAAVSNGEESDEGKEMVEVKIIWNKNKYDLKIPLDGTGAKLKEKIHTLTGLPPAMQKVMYKGLLPEDKTLREIKVTNGAKIMVVGSTINDVLAVNTPKEVIQQEVKAEENKKEPLCRQKQHRKVLDKGKPEDVLPSIKGAKERLPTVPLSGMYNKSGGKVRLTFKLEQDQLWIGTKERTEKIPMGSIKNVVTEPIEGHEDYHMMAFQLGPTEASQYWVYWVPAQFVDAIKDTVLGKWQYF from the exons ATGGCGGCGCAGGATG GAAGTGAGGTAGTAGGAATGGAGGCTGAGGTCACGCAGAAGGTACCAGAAGTGTTATGTGAAGCTGCTGGACAAGAAGATGCAGCAGGGACTGAACAAGCATCTCTTAGTGATGGTGAAAGCACATCAGCTCAGCCTGCTGCTGTCAGCAACGGAGAGGAAAGCGACGAGGGGAAAGAGATGGTGGAAGTGAAGATCATTtggaacaaaaacaaatatgaccTTAAAATTCCTTTAGATGGCACCGGTGCTAAACTGAAAGAGAAGATTCACACTCTCACTG GTCTTCCACCTGCTATGCAGAAAGTGATGTACAAAGGACTGCTGCCAGAGGACAAGACGCTTCGAGAAATCAAAGTTACAAATGGTGCAAAGATTATGGTTGTTGGATCTACAATAAATGATGTACTAGCTGTAAATACTCCAAAAGAAGTTATTCAGCAGGAGGTTAAAGCTGAGGAGAACAAAAAGGAGCCATTGTGCAGGCAAAAG caacaTAGAAAAGTTTTGGACAAAGGAAAACCAGAGGATGTCTTGCCATCTATAAAAGGAGCCAAG GAGCGTCTGCCAACAGTGCCTTTATCAGGAATGTACAACAAATCTGGTGGAAAAGTACGACTCACGTTTAAACTGGAACAGGATCAGTTGTGGATCGGAACAAAAG AAAGAACAGAAAAAATTCCTATGGGTTCCATCAAAAATGTTGTGACCGAGCCAATAGAGGGTCATGAGGACTATCATATGATG GCATTTCAGCTGGGTCCGACAGAAGCCTCACAATATTGGGTCTACTGGGTGCCTGCACAGTTTGTTGATGCAATCAAAGACACAGTTCTCGGAAAATGGCAGTATTTTTAA
- the LOC132149819 gene encoding ubiquitin domain-containing protein UBFD1-like isoform X2: MEAEVTQKVPEVLCEAAGQEDAAGTEQASLSDGESTSAQPAAVSNGEESDEGKEMVEVKIIWNKNKYDLKIPLDGTGAKLKEKIHTLTGLPPAMQKVMYKGLLPEDKTLREIKVTNGAKIMVVGSTINDVLAVNTPKEVIQQEVKAEENKKEPLCRQKQHRKVLDKGKPEDVLPSIKGAKERLPTVPLSGMYNKSGGKVRLTFKLEQDQLWIGTKERTEKIPMGSIKNVVTEPIEGHEDYHMMAFQLGPTEASQYWVYWVPAQFVDAIKDTVLGKWQYF, encoded by the exons ATGGAGGCTGAGGTCACGCAGAAGGTACCAGAAGTGTTATGTGAAGCTGCTGGACAAGAAGATGCAGCAGGGACTGAACAAGCATCTCTTAGTGATGGTGAAAGCACATCAGCTCAGCCTGCTGCTGTCAGCAACGGAGAGGAAAGCGACGAGGGGAAAGAGATGGTGGAAGTGAAGATCATTtggaacaaaaacaaatatgaccTTAAAATTCCTTTAGATGGCACCGGTGCTAAACTGAAAGAGAAGATTCACACTCTCACTG GTCTTCCACCTGCTATGCAGAAAGTGATGTACAAAGGACTGCTGCCAGAGGACAAGACGCTTCGAGAAATCAAAGTTACAAATGGTGCAAAGATTATGGTTGTTGGATCTACAATAAATGATGTACTAGCTGTAAATACTCCAAAAGAAGTTATTCAGCAGGAGGTTAAAGCTGAGGAGAACAAAAAGGAGCCATTGTGCAGGCAAAAG caacaTAGAAAAGTTTTGGACAAAGGAAAACCAGAGGATGTCTTGCCATCTATAAAAGGAGCCAAG GAGCGTCTGCCAACAGTGCCTTTATCAGGAATGTACAACAAATCTGGTGGAAAAGTACGACTCACGTTTAAACTGGAACAGGATCAGTTGTGGATCGGAACAAAAG AAAGAACAGAAAAAATTCCTATGGGTTCCATCAAAAATGTTGTGACCGAGCCAATAGAGGGTCATGAGGACTATCATATGATG GCATTTCAGCTGGGTCCGACAGAAGCCTCACAATATTGGGTCTACTGGGTGCCTGCACAGTTTGTTGATGCAATCAAAGACACAGTTCTCGGAAAATGGCAGTATTTTTAA